The Streptomyces nigra genome includes the window GAGGCCACGATGAGGTGCAGTTCCTTCTCGTGCTCGCGCTGGTACGCGGTGACGGCCCGGCCCGCGCCGTCGCGGATCACGAAGCTCAGCTTCGAGCGCTCGCCGGCGGCGACCCGCGGGGTGGCGAGGTCGAGGGTGTAGCCGCCCTCGGAGATCTGCAGTCCCCCGGCGGGCTCCGCCTCGTGCCCGCCGTGGTCACCTTCCTCCGCCGGCTCCGCCGAGGCCCGGGGGTGGGTGTCGTGGCGGGCGGGCACGGCGTCCTCGACGACGGGGTCGAACGCCTGGCCGACGCCGTAGGCCGTGCCGAATGTCGCGGCCAGCGCGGCGGTGAACGCGGTGATCCTCAGTCCGGCATGCATGGCGGTCTCCTGCGGGTCTGATGCTGCTGCGTCTGTCCTTCGATGCAGTTCACCATACCCCTGGGGGGTACCAAGTCAAGTCGAGGGAGAGGACTTGCCTCCCTTACCCCCCAGGGGTATACATGGACTCCGGCGAGGGTACCCCCGCCCCGTATCAGGGTCGATCACCGACCCCCTGCCAAGGAGGAACGCATGTCCACCACCACGTACGCGGTCTCCGGGATGAGCTGCGGCCACTGCCGGGCCACGCTCACCGAGGCCATCGGCGGGCTGGACGGCGTCACCGGAGTCGACGTCGATCTCGCCACCGGACTGGTCACCGTCACCAGCGCCGCCGAGCCGGACGACGCACGCGTGGCCGCCGTCGTGGACGACGCCGGCTACGAGCTCACCGGCCGCGCCGCCTGACGCACCCCTCCCCCGGGGCCCGGCCACGCCGGGCCCCCGCCCGCATCCCTCACCAGGAGCAGTGATGACCACCACCGCGACCGGCCCGACGAGCGACGTGGAGCTCGCCATCGGCGGCATGACGTGCGCCTCGTGCGCGGCGCGCGTCGAGAAGAAGCTGAACCGCATGGAGGGCGTGACCGCCACCGTCAACTACGCCACCGAGAAGGCCAGGGTCAGCTTCGCCGCCGGGGTCTCCGTCCAGGACCTGATCTCCACCGTCGAGGCGACCGGGTACACCGCCCGGGAGCCCGAGCCGCCCGCCGCCGACATCCCGGCGGGCCAGGACGGAGACGGGGACGGGGGCGACGGCCTGCGGACGCTCCGGCAGCGGCTGGTGACGGCGGTGGTCCTGGCGGTGCCCGTCGTCGCGATGGCGATGGTCCCGGCCCTGCAGTTCGAGTACTGGCAGTGGCTGTCGCTCACCCTGGCGGCGCCCGTGGTGACGTATGCCGCCTGGCCCTTCCACCGGGCCGCGTTCACCAATCTGCGGCACGGCGCCGCGACCATGGACACCCTGATCTCGGTCGGCACGTCGGCCGCGTTCCTGTGGTCGCTGTGGGCGCTGTTCCTGGGCACGGCCGGCGAGCCCGGCATGACCCACCCCTTCGAGCTGACCATCGCCCGCGGCGACGGCTCGGGGAACATCTACCTGGAGGCGGCCGCCGGTGTCACCGCCTTCATCCTGGCCGGGCGCTACTTCGAGGCCCGCTCCAAGCGCAAGGCGGGCGCGGCCCTGAAGGCCCTGCTGGAGCTGGGTGCCAAGGACGTCACCGTCCTGGGCCCGGACGGCACCGAACGGACCGTACCGGTCGGGCAGTTGGCCGTGGGCGACCGCTTCCTCGTCCGTCCCGGCGAGAAGATCGCCACCGACGGCACGGTGGTCGAGGGTTCCTCCGCGGTGGACGCATCGATGCTGACCGGAGAGTCCGTGCCGGTCGAGGTCTCCGTCGGCGACCCGGTGACGGGCGCGACGCTGAACGCGGGCGGCCGGCTGGTCGTCGAGGCGACGCGTGTCGGCGCGGACACCCAACTGGCGCGGATGGCTCGGCTGGTGGAGGATGCGCAGAACGGCAAGGCCGCCGCGCAGCGGCTGGCGGACCGGATCTCCGCCGTGTTCGTGCCGATCGTCATCGCCCTGGCACTGGGCACCCTCGGCTTCTGGCTGGGCAACGGCGCCGGTACGGCAGCCGCGTTCACGGCAGCCGTGGCCGTGCTCATCATCGCCTGCCCCTGCGCCCTGGGCCTGGCCACGCCGACCGCGCTGCTGGTCGGCACCGGGCGCGGCGCGCAGCTCGGCATCCTCATCAAGGGCCCCGAGGTACTGGAGTCCACGCGCCGGGTCGACACCGTCGTCCTGGACAAGACGGGCACCGTCACGACCGGCCGGATGACGCTGCTGGCCGTGCACACCGCCACCGGCACGGAGGAGGAGGACGTGCTGCGGCTGGCGGGGGCGCTGGAGCACGCCTCCGAGCACCCGGTCGCCCGTGCGGTGGCCGAGGGGGCCCTGGGCCGGCTCGGATCGCTGCCCGCGCCCGAGGAGTTCGCGAACGTGCCGGGGCTCGGCGTGCGGGGCGTGGTCGAGGGGCACAGCGTGCTCGTGGGCCGCGAGCGGCTGCTCACCGGCGAGGTGCCGGAGCTGCCGGAGGAGCTGCGGCGGGCCCTGGAGTCCGCCGAGGCGGCGGGCCGTACGGCGGTCGTGGTGGCCTGGGGCGGCGCCGCACGGGCGGTGCTGGAGGTCGCCGACGCGGTGAAGCCGACCAGCCGGGAGGCTGTCGCACGGCTGCGGGACCTCGGTCTGACGCCGATGCTGCTGACGGGTGACAACCGTCGGGTCGCCCTGGCGGTCGCCGCCGAGGTCGGCGTCGCGGCCGACGACGTGATCGCCGAGGTGCTGCCGCAGGACAAGGCCGACATCGTCAAGCGGCTGCAGGACGAGGGCCGTTCGGTCGCCATGGTGGGTGACGGCGTCAACGACGCGGCCGCGCTGGCCCAGGCCGACCTGGGGCTCGCGATGGGCACCGGGACGGACGCGGCGATCGAGGCCGGTGACCTCACGCTCGTGCGCGGCGACCTGCGTGCCGCCGCCGACGCCATCCGGCTCGCCCGCCGTACGCTCGGTACGATCCGGTCGAACCTGTTCTGGGCCTTCGCCTACAACGTCGCCGCGCTGCCGCTGGCCGCGGCCGGGCTGCTCAACCCGATGATCGCGGGGGCGGCGATGGCCTTCTCCTCGGTGTTCGTGGTCGGCAACTCGCTGCGGCTGCGGTCCTTCCGCGCCACGGACTGAGGGCCGTAAGGGACAGGAGGGGCGCCGCGGTCGCGGCGCCCCTCCGCCGTGTGCCGTCGGCTCAGCCGAACGCCTTCACGGCCTGGTAGTAGGTCCACGCCGTGCTGTTGCAGGTGGTCTTGCTCGCGCCGCTGTACCCGGCGCACACACGCTTGAGGTCTTCGTAGAAGGCGCTGTCGAGACGGGACTTGTTGGCGCTGAACGTGCCCAGGGCCTTGTAGTTGCGATAGCCGAAGTCATGCCGGGCACAGGACGTCTGGAACGGGAAGCCGAAGGGGTTGTCCGGGGACGAGGAGCAGTAGTCGGTGGACCAGTCGAATCCGTAGGCGGCCCATCCGGACTGGTTGTTGCGGGCGGAGACCCAGGCGTTGTAGCTGGACGCGGACGTCTGCGTCCAACTGGACAGTACCTGGGGCTTGTCCGCGGGAGCGGCCTGGGCGGCCGGTGCGAGGACGACGAGAGTCGCGACGGACACGGCCGAGGCGGCGAGCGTGGTGGTGAGTGTGCGGCGCATTTCCACACCTCCATGAGGCTGCGGTCCGCCCGTCGGACCGCAGGTTCATGACAAGATGATTGACACCTGAACGGTCGTTTACTCCGTTACGGCTCAACAAACCGTCAACTCGGGGGACTTGACAGGGGTTCGGGGCACTCGGGGCAAGGGTCAGGAGGGCCTGGAACAGCGGGCCGCAGCGGTCTCCAGGGGGTTGCGCCGCTCAATCCGCCGTCGGGCCCCGCCCCTTGTCGAGGAAGCGGCGCAGCCTGCTCAGCGGCCAGGCGTCGATCACGTCGTCCGCGGTGAGCCAGCCACGCTGGGCCGTGCCCACCCCGAAGCGCAGATTGGCCAGATGGGTCACCGCGTGGGCGTCACTGTCGACGGCGAACCGCGCCCCGTGCCGCCGGGCCCGCAGGATGTCCTCGTCCCGCAGATCGAGCCGGTCCGGATGGGAGTTGATCTCCAGCGCGGTGCCGGTGCGCGCGCAGGCCGCGAAGACCGCGTCGAGGTCGGCGTCGATGCCGGGACGCCGGCCGATGAGACGGGTGGTGGGGTGCCCGATGATGTGGACGTGCGGGTTCTCGCAGGCCCGGATCAGACGGCGGGTCATCGTGTCGCGGTCCTGGTCGAAGTGCGAGTGCACCGAGGCCACGCACACGTCGAAGTCCGCCAGGAACTCGGCGGGCCAGTCCACCTCGCCGTCGGGGCCGATGTTCAGCTCCACGCCGTGCAGCAGCCGCATCCCGCCGTACGTCCCGTCCAGCGCGCGGAGGCGGGCGCGCTGGGCGAGCATCCGCTCGGCCGTCATCCGCTGCATCGCCATGTCCGGGCCGTGGTCGGTGACGGCGTAGTAGGCGTGGCCCCGTGCGGCGGCCGCAGCGGCCATCTCCTCCAGCGGGGCCAAGCCGTCCGTCAGATCGGTGTGCGTGTGCAGATCACCCCGGAGGTCCGGCTCCTGGAGCAGGACGGGCAGTTCGCCGCGCAGCCCGGCCTCGATCTCGCCCCGGTCCTCACGCAGCGGCGGCGGGATCCACGGCAGGCCGAGCCGGGCGTAGACCTCCTCCTCGGTCCCGGAGACGATCCGCACCCCGCTCTCCACGTCGAACAGCCCGTACTCGGAGAGCTTGAGCTTCTGGCGACGGCCAGCTCGCGGATGCGGATGTTGTGCGCCTTGGAGCCGGTGAAGTACTGCATCGCGGCGCCCCACGCGTCCGGCGGGACGACCCGAAGATCGACCTGGAGGCCTTGCGCGGTGCGGACCGACGTCTTCTTCTCGCCGCTCGCGACGACCTCCCGGACCTCGGGCAGCGCGGTGAAGGCCCGCATCACCGGGCCGGGCTCGGTGGCCGCGGCCAGGATGTCGACGTCGCCGATCGTCTCGCGGGCGCGGCGCAGCGATCCCGCGTAGGCGCAGCGCTCGCAGCCGGGCACCCGGGACAGCGCGGCGACGATGTCCTCGGCCAGTTCCAGGGCGACGTCGATCAGGAGCCGGTCGCCGAAGGACCGCAGCAGGCGGATGCCGTGGAGGATCTTGGCCTCGGTCCGGGGCCCGAAGCCCTTGAGGCCGCGCAGCCTCTCCTGGGCGATGGCGTCCTCGAGTTCGTCGACGGTGGAGATGCCCAGCTCCCGGTGGAGGACGAGGGACTTCTTCGGGCCGAGCGTCGGTATGGCGGTCAGCTGCCGGACCCCGGCGGGGACACGCTCCCGCAGCTCCTCCACCGCCGCCACCCGGCCGGTGGAGAAGTACTCGACGACCTTCTCGGCGATGGACCGGCCGACGTTCGGGATCTCCTTGAGCTGGTCCACGTCGAGGGTGGACACGTCGGCGGGATGGGCGCCCAGGGCACGGGCCGCCTTCTCGTAGACACGTGCCTTGAACGCGTCGCCTCCCGTGAGGGAGATCAGGTCCGCGTACTCCTGGAGGAGCGCGGCCACCTCGTCGTTGGACCGGGCCACCCCTCCAGCGTAGGCACGGATCAGGCAGGGCTCCCGGCGGGCGGTGTGGCAGCCGGGTCCGGTTCGCCGGCCGTGGCGGAGAGCGGCGGGTGGGCCGGGGTGACCTGCTCCCTGGTGAGGCAGGCGGCGATCCCGCGGGCCAGGAGGGGGTCGGCCGGCAGGACGTGCCGGGCGAACCAGCGGGCCGCCGTCGGGTCGGGCGACGGTTCCACGAACTCGGCGCCGGCGTAGTCGTCGAGCGGCGGATCGTAGATGTAGCCCGTGACCACACCGCTGTCGACGAGCCGGTCCACCAGCGCGTCACGGTCGTGGACCAGCAGCGGGGCGCGGAAGAGGGCGGGCGGGCCGTCGTGCGCGGTCCGCTCCCGCAGCGCCGGGCTGGCCCAGGTGGTGCCGGCCAGCCGCGAGACACCGTCCCTGCGGCGGGCGAGGTCGCCGTCGAGCAGGGCCATGCGCAGCTGCAGCTGCCCGCGCACCAGCGCCCCGTGCCGGTTCCGGAAGCCGTGGAGGTCGACCCGTACCCAGGGCTCGTACGCGGCCAGGCTGGGCGCGCGACGGGCGCTCGCGGTGAGGCGCGGGGCGTGCAGGGCCATCCGGAACTCGTCGCGTTCCAGCAGGCCGAGCCGCTGCATGGTGCGCCACACGGGCCGCACCAGGTGGAGCGAGCGGACGGCGGACCGGGCCAGGGGGCGCAGGGTGACGGTGAGGTCGGCGCGCAGCCGGCGCGGGGTGAGCAGGTCGTCGCGCAGCCGTTCGAGTTCGCGCCGGGTGCGTACGTCGTCGACGGCGAGGAAGCCGCCGGCCGTCGCCGCGACATGCTTGGAGAGGCTGAACGCGGCGGCCGTGCCGAAGGTCCCGACGGGCTGTCCGTCCACATGGGTGCCGATGGCGTGCGCCGCGTCCTCGATCAGCGGGATGCCGAGCGCCTCGCAGCGCCGCCGCAGCTCGACGACCCGGTCCGGCAGGCCGTACAGGTTGGTGGTCAGGACGGCGTCGATCCCGCGCCAGGTGGCCTCCGGTACGGCGTCCGGGTCGATGTTGCCGTCCCAGCGGGAGACGGGGGCCTGCACGGGGCGCAGTCCGGCGGCGAGGACGACGAAGAGGATCACGTCGTCGTTCACCGGGGACATCAGCACGCGTCCGCCCGGCCGGCACCAGCGCCGCAGCGCCAGATAGAGGGCGAGTCGGGCCGAGGGCGTGTAGACGCATTCGCGTCCGATGCGCCGCGTCATCATCGCGGCGAGCCGCGATCCGTACGGCATGGTCACCTCTTCCGTGAGAGCTTCGGCGAAGACCGCCCGGGGGCGGGCTGTGCGGGCTGGCGGACGTCGTGCGGGGCCGTCTCGCGGGGGGTGGGATGAGGGCGTGCGGGGCCAGGGCCGCGGCGTCCGTGGTGGACGGCGGCGGTGAGTGGGGTGGGGCGGCGGTCAGCGGGTGCCGGAGTCGGTGCCTCTCGTGCGGGCGACGACAGAGGTGCGCAGGCCGCCGGCGGTTCTGAGCAGCCGGTCGGCGGGGTCCCGCAGGGCCGGGTGGGCGAGGACGGTGTTGCGCAGGCCGCGGACGGGTCTGCGCCACATCCGGTGGGCCGCCGCGACCGGGTGGGGGCGCGTCGCGAACCCTTCGGCCACCCGCAGCTCACGGGTCTTCAGCCAGTCCTTGTACTCCTTCTCGCCGCGCCCCATGTCCATGAGGGTGACGCCGTCCCGGCCCGCGGCGTACGCCATCCGCAGGTGCATCATCAGACCGGGCGAGTAGTACGCGAACTCGGGGTCGTAGGCGGTGAACCAGGCGGCGAGCACGCTGCGTGAACGGGGCCCGAAGTGCGCGGCGACGGGCCTGTCCCCCGCGTACACGACGGACAGGATGCCGGTGAAGTGGTCCTCGCGGACCTGGAAGAGATGGTCGACCAGAGCGACGATCCACGGCTTGGAGAACCGGTCCATCCGCCCCGTCCTGCGGTACTGGGCGGACTTCCAGCGCATGAGCGTCCGCAGGACGCGCGGGTCGCGTTCGTCGTACACGAAGCGGAACTCGCCGACGTTCCGGCCGAGCCGGCGCTCCTTCTTCAGCGTCGTCTTGGCCTGCCCGGGGTAGGTGGCGCGCAGCCAGGCCGGGTAGTCGCCCTCGGCGGGCTTGAGGTCGAGCACGGGTGAGGCGAAGGTGCCCGTGACGTACGGGGCGAACGGCCGCTGCTCCTCGACCAGATGGTCGAACTCGAGGACGGCCAGGCCGCACGCCGCCAGCAGTTCACGGGTGTCCCAGCCGACGCCCGGCCGGTGCACCAGCGCCTGGCAGTCGGACAGCCCGAGGCCGATGGCCCGGCCGACGCCGAGGGCGTTGCGTTCGTACGGAAGGAAGCCGACGGCCTCCCCCTCCTGGTGCAGCACGGCCACCCGCGCGCCCGGCCGGAATCGGCCGACGCCGAGCGCGAACTCGGGTGACAGGAACGGGTTGGCGTACTCGGGTGACTCGTCCATGGCCCGGTGCCATGCCGCGCGCAGCGGGCCGCTCAGGTCCTCGGGCCGGTGAATGGTGATGGCGTTCGTGGATCGCATGGCGACCGCTCCCCCCAGATGTCCCCCCAGGGCGCGCTTTCCGGCGCGCCCGCCACACGGTCTCCCCCTCTGTCGAACCATGCGGCGAGGATCAAACGTCGCGAAGCGGGACGCACACTGTCAAGGCAGGTGAAGAATCCTTTAGCAGTACTTGGGATCGGACGGTGCCGGGCCCGTGCCGCCCGGCGGCCTCCGCTCAGCCCTCCTGACCGGTGATGTCGACCATCCATGTGACGCCGAACCGGTCCGTGCACATGCCGAAGACGTCGCCCCACATCTGCTTCTCCAGCGGGACGCTCACCGTGGCGCCGTCGCTGAGCTTCTCCCAGTAGCCGCGCAGCTCGGACTCGTCGTCGCCGCTCAGGCTCACGGAGATGTTGTTGCCGGGACGGTGGTCGCCCGTGGGGGTGTCGGCGCCCATGAGGGTGAAGCCGCTCGGGGTCTCCAGCATGCCGTGCATGATCTTGTCCGCGAGCGGTGTGTCCGCCTGGCCGAACGCGGCGTAGGTGTTCACGTCGAGGGTGCCGCCGAAGACCTGCTGGTAGAACTCCAGCGCCTCGCGGGCGTCGCCGGCGAACGTGATGTAGGGGTTGAGTCGTGAAGCCATGGTTCCTCCTGGAGTGACGGAAGCCGACTCCACGGAACGTAGCGCGGGCCACTGACAGCGGCCCGCGCTCACGGCCGTACGGGGCACAGGCCCGGCTACAGGGTGCGCTCCATGCGCTCCGCGACCAGCTTCACGAACCGCGCGGGGTCCTTGGCCTGGCCGCCCTCGGCGAGCACCGCCAGGGTGTGCAGCAGTTCGGCGGACTCGGCGAGGCGCGTGCGGTCGTCGTCGTTCTTGAACGCCTGGTTGAGGCCCTTGACCAGCGGGTGGTCGGCGTTGAGCTCCAGGATGCGCTTGGTGCGCGGCACCTCCTGGCCCATGGCGCGGTACATCTGCTCCAGGGCCGGGGTGAGGTCCTGCGCGTCCGAGACGACGCAGGCGGGCGAGACCGTCAGCCGGGTCGACAGCCGGACCTCCTTGATGTCCTCCGCGAGCCGCTCCCCCATCCAGCCGAGCAGCCCCGCGTAGTCCTCGGCCTGCTTCTCGCGCTCCTCGTCGGCCTGCTCGTCGCCCTTGGCGTCGAGGTCGATCTCGCCCTTGGTGACGGACCGCAGCTTCTTGCCCTGGTACTCGCCGACGGCGTCGACCCACACCTCGTCGACGGGGTCGGTGAGCAGCAGCACCTCGATGCCCTTGTCCCGGAACGCCTCCATGTGCGGGGAGTTCTCGACGCTCTGCCGGGACTCGCCGGTGATGTAGTAGATGTCCTTCTGCTCGTCGCCCATCCGTTCGACGTACTGCGCCAGGGTGGTCGGCTCGTCGTCGGAGTGGGTGGTCGCGAACGAGGCGACGGCGAGGATGCCCTCGCTGTTCTCGGAGTCGGTGACCAGGCCCTCCTTGAGGACGGTGCCGAACTCCCGCCAGAACGTGGCGTAGCGCTCGCTGTCCTTGGTCATGATCTCCTTGACCGTGGACAGCACCTTCTTGGTGAGCCGGCGCTGCATCATCCGGATGTGCCGGTCCTGCTGCAGGATCTCGCGCGAGACGTTCAGCGAGAGGTCGGCCGCGTCGACGACGCCCTTGACGAAGCGCAGATAGGGCGGGAGCAGCTCCTCGCAGTCGTCCATGATGAACACGCGTTTCACATACAGCTGGACGCCGCGCTTGTGATCGCGGGTGAACAGGTCGTACGGGGCGTGCGAGGGCAGGAACAGCAGGGCCTGGTACTCGAAGGTGCCCTCGGCCTGGAGCCGGATGGTCTCCAGCGGTTCGCGCCAGTCGTGGCTGATGTGCTTGTACAGCTCGTGGTACTCGTCGTCGGTCACCTGGTCGCGCGAGCGCGCCCAGAGGGCCTTCATCGAGTTCAGCGTCTCCGGCTCGGGCGTGCCGTCGCCGTCGGCGGTCTCCGGGACCATCCGGATCGGCCAGGTGATGAAGTCCGAGTACCTCTTGACGATCTCCCGGACCTTCCACGGCGAGGTGTAGTCGTGGAGCTGGTTCTCGGGGTCGGCGGGCTTCAGGTGCAGGGTGACGGAGGTGCCCTGCGGGGCGTCCTCGACGGTCTCCAGCGTGTACGTGGCCTCGCCGCGCGACGACCAGCGCGTGCCCTTGCTCTCGCCGGCCCGCCGGGTCACCAGGGTCATCTCGTCGGCGACCATGAAGCCGGAGTAGAAGCCGACGCCGAACTGGCCGATCAGGCCCTCGGCGCCCTTCTCGTCCTCGGCCTCCCGCAGCTCCTTCAGGAAGCCGGCGGTGCCGGAGTTGGCGATGGTGCCGATGAGCCGCCCCACCTCGTCGTACGACATCCCGATGCCGTTGTCCCGCACGGTGAGGGTACGGGCCTCCTTGTCCACGTCGATCTCGATGTGCAGGTCGGACACATCGGCGTCGAGCGCGTCGTCCCGCAGCTTCTCCAGGCGCAGCTTGTCGAGCGCGTCGGAGGCGTTGGAGACGAGCTCGCGGAGAAAGACATCCTTGTTCGAGTAGACCGAGTGGATCATCAGCTGGAGCAGCTGCCTGGCCTCTACCTGGAACTCAAACGTCTCGGTCGGCATGGTTAGCGACTACCTCACAGGTTCGTTCACCGGATCTGGTAGCAGTCACTGTAAGACACGAGGTCAGCGCGGAGAGCGGGGCCGGGGGAACCCGGCCCGGGCGGCTCAGACGAGGTGCGCGAAGACGACCAGGTTGGCGGTGTAGTCGCGGACCTGGCGGTCGTAGTCGCCCGCGCAGGTGATCAGCCGGACCTGGGGGGTGGGGGTGTCCTCGTAGACGCGGTCGCTCGGGAAGCTGTCCTTGTCGAAGGTCTGCGCCTCGTCGACCTCGAAGACGGCCTTCTGCCCGTCGGCGCGGCGCACCTCGAAGCGGTCCCCCTTGGCCAGCCGGTGCAGTTCGGCGAAGACGGCCGGGGACGTCGCCGTGTCGACGTGCCCGGCGATGATCGACGTGCCCCGCTCGCCCGGTGAGGCGCCCTTGGCGTACCAGCCGACGAGGTTGGTGTCATGGGCGGGCGGCGGCTCGAGACGGCCGGCGCGGCCGATGGCCAGGTCGGTGAAGGGGGCGTCCACCGAGATCTTCGGGATGACCAGGCGCACCGGGCGTGACCTGGGCAGATGCTTGCTGCCTGGACGCGCGTCGGGCCCGGCCGGCTCGGCCGTCGCGGGTGCGGAGGAGGTGGCGGCGGGCGGCGCGTGGGGGGCGCCGACGCGCCCTTCCCCGTCGGTGCGGCCGCCGGAGAACAGGGTGAAGAGGATCGTCGTGGCGAGGGCGCTCCAGAACACGACGGCCACGCGTCGGGTCCGCCGCGAGCGCGCGGGCGGGTCGTCGCGACCGGCCGGGCCGGGCTGGGGTGCGGGAGGACGGCCGGCGTCCATCGGGGAACCACCTCACTGGGACGGGCAGCGGGACAGCGGACGGTCGGGGTGGAGGGGCGGGCGGGGCCGCCGCGACGCGCGGGCACGTGCGGCGGCCTCGACGGCCGGTCGCCGGGTGTGGGTCAGGCCACGGACCCGGCGGCCTTCCTGCGACGCATCGCGTACACGCCGGCGCCCGCGACCCCGAGGACGGCCAGTCCGCCGGCCGTCACACCCGAGGAGGCGAGGCCGCCGCCACCGGTGTGCATCCCGCCGCGCGGCTTGTCGTGGTCACCGCCGCCGCCCCACGACTCCTCCTCGTCGTGGTCGCCGCCCCAGGAGTCGTCACCGTGGTCACCGCCGCCCCACGAGTCGTTCTTCTCCTCGGCCTTCCACGAGTCCTTGCCGTGGTCGCCCTTCCAGCCGTCCTTCTCGCCGTCGTCCTTGTTGCGGTACGTGTCCGGGTCGTGCTTGGGGTCGCCGCCCCAGTCGTCGCCGTTCATGACGGAGCCGAGCGCTCCGCCACCGGTGTGGATCCCGCCGCGCGGACCGTCGTGCTTGTCCTCCTTGTCGTGCTCCTTGCTGTAGGACTGGTCGTGGTCGGGCTTCCCGTGGTCCTCGGACTTGCCGTGCTCGTCGGACTTGCCGTGGTCCTCGGACTTCGCGTGCTCGTCGGACTTGTCGGTGCCCTTGCCGTGCTCCTTGCTGTGGGACGGGTCGTCGTTGTTGTCCCAGTCACCGGTGGTGACGGCGTGGGCGGCGGGTGCGATCGCCAGCGCGGCCGTGGCCGTCGCGGTGGCGAGCAGCATGCGAACAGAGCGCATAGGTGAGTCCTCCCGTCACGGCCTGGGCGGCTGACGCTTCATCACCACTGGAGCCAGGCCTTGACGTGATCCACCGTCAGCCATGTCCACCCGGGGCACCATCCGAAGCGATCACATGGGTTACCCGCACACCCTGACGGCCGTATGAACGGGTGTCCCTACCCCTGTGACCAGCGGCATCCCCTCCCCCGGGTTTGGATCACCCGTAAGTGGTGAGACGCGGGGGATGCCGAAGCCCAGCCTCCGTCCAGCCCTGCCCCCGAGAGCCGCCGGCCCCTGCCCGGGGCCCGTGCGCGGTGCCCGGGAGGCGGTGTGGTGAGCCCGGCCGCGCAGACCGCTCCGGAGCGTGCCGCACCGCCGCGACCTGCGGCTTCCGGTCAGCGGGACGCGTTCTTCGACAATGCCAAGTACGCGGCGATCGTGCTCGTCGCGGTGGGGCACGCGTGGGAGCCGCTGCGGGACGGCAGCCGGGCCGTCAGCGCGCTGTACATGCTCGTGTACGCCTTCCACATGCCGGCCTTCATCATCGTCTCGGGCTACTTCTCGCGAAGCTTCGAGGCCCGTTCGGAGCAGCTGAAACGGCTGGTCACCGGGCTGCTCGTGCCGTATGTGATCTTCGAGACCGCCTACACGTTCTTCACCCGGTGGACGGACGGGGAACCCGGCCGGCCGATCAGCCTTCTGGACCCCCTGTATCTGACCTGGTTCCTGGCGGCGCTGTTCGTGTGGCGGCTCACGGCTCCGCTGTGGCGGCGGCTGCGCTACGCCGTCGGGGTGGCACTGGCCGTGGCGATGCTGGCCACGCTGTCACCGATCGGCAACGACCTGGATCTGCAGCGTGTCCTGCAGTTCCTGCCGTACTTCGTGGTGGGGCTGATGCTGCGGCCCGAGCACTTCCGGTGGGTGCGGCGCCGTGCGGTGCGGATCGCCGCGGTGCCCGTGTTCGCGGGCGCGCTCGCGGTGGCGTACTGGGCGCAGCCGCGGATGACGGGCGGCTGGTTCTACCACCGGGACAGCGCCGGGGAACTGGGCGCGCCGCCGTGGGCGGGGCTGGTGATGACGCCGGTGCTCTTCGTCTGCTCGCTGGTGCTGGTGGCCTGTTTCCTGTCCTGGGTGCCGGGGCGGCGGATGTGGTGCACGG containing:
- a CDS encoding heavy-metal-associated domain-containing protein encodes the protein MSTTTYAVSGMSCGHCRATLTEAIGGLDGVTGVDVDLATGLVTVTSAAEPDDARVAAVVDDAGYELTGRAA
- a CDS encoding heavy metal translocating P-type ATPase: MTTTATGPTSDVELAIGGMTCASCAARVEKKLNRMEGVTATVNYATEKARVSFAAGVSVQDLISTVEATGYTAREPEPPAADIPAGQDGDGDGGDGLRTLRQRLVTAVVLAVPVVAMAMVPALQFEYWQWLSLTLAAPVVTYAAWPFHRAAFTNLRHGAATMDTLISVGTSAAFLWSLWALFLGTAGEPGMTHPFELTIARGDGSGNIYLEAAAGVTAFILAGRYFEARSKRKAGAALKALLELGAKDVTVLGPDGTERTVPVGQLAVGDRFLVRPGEKIATDGTVVEGSSAVDASMLTGESVPVEVSVGDPVTGATLNAGGRLVVEATRVGADTQLARMARLVEDAQNGKAAAQRLADRISAVFVPIVIALALGTLGFWLGNGAGTAAAFTAAVAVLIIACPCALGLATPTALLVGTGRGAQLGILIKGPEVLESTRRVDTVVLDKTGTVTTGRMTLLAVHTATGTEEEDVLRLAGALEHASEHPVARAVAEGALGRLGSLPAPEEFANVPGLGVRGVVEGHSVLVGRERLLTGEVPELPEELRRALESAEAAGRTAVVVAWGGAARAVLEVADAVKPTSREAVARLRDLGLTPMLLTGDNRRVALAVAAEVGVAADDVIAEVLPQDKADIVKRLQDEGRSVAMVGDGVNDAAALAQADLGLAMGTGTDAAIEAGDLTLVRGDLRAAADAIRLARRTLGTIRSNLFWAFAYNVAALPLAAAGLLNPMIAGAAMAFSSVFVVGNSLRLRSFRATD
- a CDS encoding phospholipase; translated protein: MRRTLTTTLAASAVSVATLVVLAPAAQAAPADKPQVLSSWTQTSASSYNAWVSARNNQSGWAAYGFDWSTDYCSSSPDNPFGFPFQTSCARHDFGYRNYKALGTFSANKSRLDSAFYEDLKRVCAGYSGASKTTCNSTAWTYYQAVKAFG
- a CDS encoding DegT/DnrJ/EryC1/StrS family aminotransferase, which translates into the protein MPYGSRLAAMMTRRIGRECVYTPSARLALYLALRRWCRPGGRVLMSPVNDDVILFVVLAAGLRPVQAPVSRWDGNIDPDAVPEATWRGIDAVLTTNLYGLPDRVVELRRRCEALGIPLIEDAAHAIGTHVDGQPVGTFGTAAAFSLSKHVAATAGGFLAVDDVRTRRELERLRDDLLTPRRLRADLTVTLRPLARSAVRSLHLVRPVWRTMQRLGLLERDEFRMALHAPRLTASARRAPSLAAYEPWVRVDLHGFRNRHGALVRGQLQLRMALLDGDLARRRDGVSRLAGTTWASPALRERTAHDGPPALFRAPLLVHDRDALVDRLVDSGVVTGYIYDPPLDDYAGAEFVEPSPDPTAARWFARHVLPADPLLARGIAACLTREQVTPAHPPLSATAGEPDPAATPPAGSPA
- a CDS encoding GNAT family N-acetyltransferase; translation: MRSTNAITIHRPEDLSGPLRAAWHRAMDESPEYANPFLSPEFALGVGRFRPGARVAVLHQEGEAVGFLPYERNALGVGRAIGLGLSDCQALVHRPGVGWDTRELLAACGLAVLEFDHLVEEQRPFAPYVTGTFASPVLDLKPAEGDYPAWLRATYPGQAKTTLKKERRLGRNVGEFRFVYDERDPRVLRTLMRWKSAQYRRTGRMDRFSKPWIVALVDHLFQVREDHFTGILSVVYAGDRPVAAHFGPRSRSVLAAWFTAYDPEFAYYSPGLMMHLRMAYAAGRDGVTLMDMGRGEKEYKDWLKTRELRVAEGFATRPHPVAAAHRMWRRPVRGLRNTVLAHPALRDPADRLLRTAGGLRTSVVARTRGTDSGTR
- a CDS encoding VOC family protein, whose amino-acid sequence is MASRLNPYITFAGDAREALEFYQQVFGGTLDVNTYAAFGQADTPLADKIMHGMLETPSGFTLMGADTPTGDHRPGNNISVSLSGDDESELRGYWEKLSDGATVSVPLEKQMWGDVFGMCTDRFGVTWMVDITGQEG